One Amaranthus tricolor cultivar Red isolate AtriRed21 chromosome 1, ASM2621246v1, whole genome shotgun sequence DNA window includes the following coding sequences:
- the LOC130796911 gene encoding L-galactose dehydrogenase, translated as MPLVQISNSQLIIPRNSTITTISASNILHHIHPQIFSQKIRITAMKTNQKLERRELGNTGLKLSCVGFGASPLGKVFGDVSEEQAIATVTNAFNLGINFFDTSPYYGATLSERVLGKCLKALGAPRDQYIVATKCGRYAEGFDFSAERVTRSIDESLERLQLDYVDILQCHDIEFGSLDQIVNETIPTLQKIKESGKARFIGITGLPLDIYTYVLDRVPQGTIDVVLSYCHYCINDSTLEDLLPYLKSKGVGVINASPLSMGLHTENGPPEWHPASPEIKAACKAAADYCKKNGKNISKLALQYSLLNKDISTVLVGMNSVRQVEENVAAALELEAVGKDEKSFAEVENILKPIKNQTWPSGIQKT; from the exons ATGCCACTCGTCCAGATCTCCAATTCACAATTGATCATTCCAAGGAATTCCACGATCACTACAATTTCCGCCTCAAATATCCTTCACCATATTCATCCCCAAATTTTCTCTCAAAAAATCCGAATTACTGCCATGAAAACCAATCAAAAATTAGAGCGCAGAGAATTGGGAAACACTGGACTCAAACTAAGCTGTGTGGGTTTTGGTGCCTCTCCTCTTGGCAAAGTCTTTGGTGATGTCTCTGAAGAACAAGCCATTGCTACTGTTACTAATGCTTTCAATTTGGGTATCAATTTCTTTGATACTTCTCC CTACTATGGTGCAACGTTGTCGGAGAGGGTGCTTGGAAAGTGTTTGAAGGCACTTGGTGCACCTAGAGATCAGTATATTGTTGCAACGAAGTGTGGCCGTTATGCAGAAGGCTTTGACTTTAGTGCTGAAAGGGTTACTAGGAGCATTGATGAAAGCTTAGAAAGATTACAACTTGACTATGTTGATATACTACAATGTCATGATATTGAATTTGGCTCTCTTGATCAG ATTGTCAATGAGACAATTCCCACCCTTCAGAAAATTAAAGAATCTGGGAAGGCTAGGTTCATTGGTATAACCGGACTTCCTTTAGATATATATACCTATGTTCTCGACCGAGTGCCTCAGGGTACAATTGACGTGGTCCTGTCATACTGTCATTACTGTATCAATGATTCAACATTGGAAGATTTATTACCGTATTTGAAGAGTAAAGGCGTCGGAGTGATCAACGCTTCCCCTCTTTCAATGGGGCTTCATACAGAAAATGGCCCCCCCGAGTGGCATCCAGCCTCACCTGAGATTAAG GCGGCATGCAAAGCTGCAGCTGATTACTGCAAAAAGAATGGGAAGAATATATCGAAGTTGGCACTTCAATACAGCTTGCTAAACAAAGACATTTCTACTGTACTTGTTGGCATGAACTCTGTTAGACAG GTGGAGGAAAATGTCGCTGCGGCTTTGGAACTCGAAGCTGTAGGAAAGGATGAGAAAAGTTTTGCAGAAGTTGAAAACATTTTGAAGCCTATTAAGAATCAGACTTGGCCCAGTGGTATCCAAAAAACCTGA
- the LOC130796919 gene encoding probable protein S-acyltransferase 23 encodes MASSEIEVVPDSTPQNHNNHQQQQQQKIVITDVFTASVYGDLQKLRKFVEEDGASLSGPDSNGYYALQWASLNNFPHIVQYIIEHGGDVNATDLSQQTALHWAAVRGSIAVADLLLQNGARVEAADANGYRAVHVAAQYGQAAFLNHIISKYNADFDAPDNDGRSPLHWAAYKGFADTIRLLLFRDANQARQDKEGCTPLHWAVLRGHVEACSILVHAGTKQELTVKDKAGFTPIQLAYDKGHRRVALLLSNIQRSHNKRLKGTYCAGKIFGVGYAPFLFCTIFSLMILFINSVLLAPSLAKVTAGVALWGWTAVSLCVGALIMFYRCSSKDPGFIQKSDHSGDQREAQDPLLNLNMNDNSVWTGNWSQLCPTCKIIRPLRSKHCPTCKRCIEQFDHHCPWISNCVGKRNKWDFFIFLCLGTATSSISGVIAVLRIWTAVPAIPTSETWMHYVVVHHPGFIVFLVMDLLIFISATTLFVAQTSQIARNITTNELANSSRYSYLSGPDGKFRNPYNHGCRKNCGDFLIQGYADDNEKTWLPLQAVTG; translated from the exons ATGGCATCATCAGAAATCGAAGTTGTTCCAGATTCTACTCCACAAAACCAcaacaatcatcaacaacaacaacagcaaaAGATTGTTATAACTGATGTTTTTACTGCTTCAGTTTATGGGGACTTGCAAAAGTTAAGGAAATTTGTTGAAGAAGATGGAGCTTCTCTTTCTGGCCCTGATTCTAATGGTTATTATGCTTTACAATGGGCTTCTCTCAATAATTTTCCCCATATCGTTCAGTATATAATTGAG CACGGCGGTGATGTGAATGCCACGGACCTTAGCCAGCAGACTGCGTTGCATTGGGCTGCCGTGAGAGGTTCCATTGCAGTTGCTGACCTATTGTTGCAGAATGGAGCTCGGGTTGAGGCTGCAGATGCTAATGGGTATAGG GCAGTTCATGTTGCTGCTCAATATGGACAAGCAGCCTTCTTAAACCACATCATTTCAAAATACAATGCTGATTTTGATGCACCTGATAACGATGGAAGGAGCCCACTGCATTG GGCTGCTTATAAAGGATTTGCAGATACAATCAGATTACTACTATTTAGAGATGCTAATCAGGCAAGGCAAGATAAAGAAG GATGCACACCTTTGCATTGGGCTGTTCTAAGAGGACATGTTGAGGCATGCAGTATACTCGTGCACGCTGGCACAAAACAAGAATTGACGGTGAAGGATAAAGCTGGATTTACGCCAATTCAGCTGGCATATGATAAAGGTCATCGGCGTGTCGCCCTTTTGCTT TCTAATATTCAGCGGTCACATAATAAGCGTCTCAAGGGCACATATTGCGCTGGGAAGATATTTGGTGTTGGCTACGCCCCATTCTTGTTTTGCACCATTTTCAGTCTCATGATCCTTTTCATAAACTCCGTCCTTTTAG CTCCAAGTCTTGCCAAGGTAACTGCTGGTGTTGctctttggggttggactgcTGTATCTCTGTGTGTTGGTGCATTGATAATGTTTTATCGTTGTAGCAG TAAAGATCCTGGCTTCATCCAAAAATCCGATCATTCTGGTGATCAGAGGGAAGCACAG GATCCTTTATTAAATCTCAATATGAATGATAACTCTGTTTGGACTGGAAATTGGTCTCAGCTTTGTCCAACATGCAAG ATTATCAGACCACTTCGCTCGAAGCATTGCCCAACATGCAAACGCTGCATTGAACAATTCGACCATCATTGCCCATGGATTTCAAATTGTGTGGGGAAG AGGAACAAATGggatttctttatttttctgtGCCTTGGAACAGCAACATCATCTATCAGTGGAGTGATAGCTGTTTTAA GGATTTGGACCGCAGTACCTGCAATTCCAACTAGCGAAACATGGATGCATTATGTGGTAGTTCATCATCCCGGCTTTATTGTCTTTCTGGTGATGGATTTGCTGATATTCATCTCTGCCACAACTCTGTTTGTTGCGCAGACAAGTCAG ATAGCTCGGAATATTACCACAAATGAATTGGCAAATTCCTCTCGGTACTCATATCTAAGTGGTCCAGATGGGAAGTTCCGTAATCCTTACAACCACGGATGCAGAAAGAACTGCGGCGATTTTCTTATACAAGGCTACGCAGATGATAATGAGAAGACATGGCTTCCATTGCAGGCAGTTACCGGTTGA
- the LOC130826187 gene encoding uncharacterized protein LOC130826187, whose amino-acid sequence MNTNYTSSSSSRSSISSGDDNYFNNAITNIILMSYEPKYGRTRTSHIQQIICTRIESISRAPPTQRKKGGVTNTDPFFQQCPNALGELGASPIQKCTDALRMLVYGTCADAVDEYIKIGESTTRNCLLYFVQAIRQTYTEVYLRRPTVTDLQRLLYDGQRRGFPEAVALGDLWFWHAFFGTPGTCNDINVLRKSLVFDDIYQGIAPKVTYNVNGNTYNKGYYLTDRIYPKWAVFIPAIRLPLNQKDALFMRRQESVRKDVERAFGVLQARFTII is encoded by the exons atgaataccAATTAcacttcttcaagttcttcaagatCTTCTATTTCTTCAGGTGATGATAATTACTTTAACAATGCAATTACCAATATAATACTTATGAGTTATGAACCAAAGTATGGAAGAACAAGAACATCACATATTCAACAAATTATCTGTACACGTATTGAATCCATATCTAGAGCACCACCTACTCAAAGAAAAAAAG GAGGTGTTACAAACACGGATCCATTCTTTCAACAATGTCCAAATGCACTCGGAGAATTAGGTGCTTCTCCAATCCAAAAATGTACGGATGCATTGAGGATGCTAGTATATGGAACATGTGCAGACGCGGTGGACGAGTACATAAAGATTGGAGAAAGCACAACAAGAAATTGCCTTCTCTATTTTGTCCAAGCAATTAGACAAACGTACACAGAAGTGTACTTGAGGAGGCCAACTGTCACTGATTTACAACGACTACTTTACGATGGACAACGAAGGGGTTTTCCAG AAGCTGTGGCCTTAGGTGACTTGTGGTTTTGGCATGCATTTTTTGGCACACCTGGGACTTGCAATGATATTAATGTGTTAAGAAAGTCTCTAGTTTTTGATGATATCTATCAAGGAATAGCTCCTAAGGTAACTTATAATGTTAATGGGAACACATATAATAAGGGTTATTACCTTACAGATAGAATATACCCTAAATGGGCAGTTTTTATCCCCGCAATTCGACTACCACTAAACCAAAAAGATGCGTTGTTCATGAGACGCCAAGAGTCAGTAAGAAAAGATGTTGAACGTGCCTTTGGGGTTTTACAAGCACGATTTACAATCATATAG